The following proteins come from a genomic window of Ilumatobacter coccineus YM16-304:
- a CDS encoding nuclear transport factor 2 family protein: MNTISNPTPTLETLLAVEACREAARRYSHGVDRLDPDTMRSAYWPDGTDDHGTFVGNAHDFVEHCMTGHTRWAWTMHSIFNHRVEISGDGRTGRGEVYNVTNLMRADERVLDTWYGRYLDEYEQRDGEWRILHRVCVHEGDTAQAVPDGMPIDAAAFRQGAFDRPSNGRRFGP; the protein is encoded by the coding sequence ATGAATACGATCTCGAATCCGACGCCGACCCTCGAGACGCTGCTCGCCGTCGAAGCGTGCCGCGAGGCGGCCCGCCGCTACAGCCACGGGGTCGATCGCCTCGACCCCGACACGATGCGATCGGCGTACTGGCCCGACGGCACCGACGACCACGGCACGTTCGTCGGCAACGCCCACGACTTCGTCGAGCACTGCATGACCGGACACACCCGGTGGGCGTGGACCATGCACTCGATCTTCAACCATCGAGTCGAGATCAGCGGAGACGGACGGACCGGGCGCGGCGAGGTCTACAACGTCACCAACCTGATGCGCGCCGACGAGCGAGTGCTCGACACCTGGTACGGGCGCTACCTCGACGAGTACGAGCAGCGAGACGGCGAGTGGCGGATCCTGCATCGAGTGTGCGTGCACGAAGGCGACACGGCGCAGGCTGTTCCCGACGGGATGCCCATCGACGCAGCGGCGTTCCGGCAGGGCGCGTTCGATCGCCCGTCGAACGGACGACGCTTCGGCCCGTGA
- a CDS encoding SDR family NAD(P)-dependent oxidoreductase, with the protein MGALDGKVACVTGGTRGIGRAAAEAFVREGAKVVINGRSEEKGKQAIAEMDAGDDVHFIGGDVKTREGCEAIVNGTVDHFGQIDILFANAGGASNHAPVVDLTDEAMQDSLVWNFWHTFWTMQTALKHMIPQQSGRIITMSSVEGKMGKPGLSIYVTAKHAINGLTKSAAQEVGTMGITVNSVCPGAIETDIMKAEGPPAAAAMGLDYQGLLDVFAEESAIKRLNETRDVAEICVLLASDAGAGITGSMISVDGGTSPY; encoded by the coding sequence ATGGGAGCACTCGACGGCAAAGTTGCCTGCGTCACCGGCGGCACGCGCGGGATCGGCCGGGCCGCGGCCGAGGCATTCGTGCGCGAAGGCGCGAAGGTCGTCATCAACGGCCGAAGCGAAGAGAAGGGCAAGCAGGCGATCGCCGAGATGGATGCGGGCGACGACGTCCACTTCATCGGTGGCGACGTGAAGACCCGCGAGGGTTGCGAAGCGATCGTCAACGGCACGGTCGACCACTTCGGCCAGATCGACATCCTGTTCGCCAACGCGGGTGGAGCGTCGAACCACGCGCCGGTCGTCGACCTGACCGACGAGGCCATGCAGGATTCGCTCGTGTGGAACTTCTGGCACACGTTCTGGACGATGCAGACGGCCCTCAAGCACATGATCCCGCAGCAGTCGGGACGCATCATCACGATGAGTTCGGTCGAGGGCAAGATGGGCAAGCCCGGGCTCTCGATCTACGTCACGGCGAAGCACGCCATCAACGGCCTCACCAAGTCGGCGGCGCAAGAGGTCGGCACGATGGGCATCACGGTCAACTCGGTCTGCCCGGGAGCGATCGAGACCGACATCATGAAGGCCGAGGGTCCGCCCGCCGCCGCAGCGATGGGGCTCGACTACCAGGGCCTGCTCGACGTGTTCGCCGAGGAGTCGGCGATCAAGCGACTGAACGAGACCCGCGACGTCGCGGAGATCTGCGTGTTGCTCGCCTCCGATGCCGGCGCCGGCATCACCGGATCGATGATCTCGGTCGACGGCGGGACCTCGCCGTACTGA
- a CDS encoding enoyl-CoA hydratase/isomerase family protein, translating into MSTLDLETIKYHTENGVAHVRFDRPEGANAVNPQFSKDLRDVMIEIEFDDDVKAASFTAEGKVFCAGGDLKLFAEVGDQVSRLATDMLVDFHGAIYKMNRLPKPFVAGVRGAAGGAGLSLMAAFDLVVSAESAKYTMAYTNAGVTPDGTSSYFVARHIGLRRMMDLTLTNRVLDAATAEEWGLVNRVVPDDDVDAETAALAQKLADGPAWALGHAKRVIYEGYERALESAGEFEAVTISASMDTHDGQEGIAAFANKRKPTFTGN; encoded by the coding sequence ATGAGCACGCTCGACCTGGAAACCATCAAGTACCACACCGAGAACGGCGTCGCGCACGTCCGTTTCGATCGTCCGGAGGGCGCCAACGCCGTCAATCCGCAGTTCTCGAAAGATCTGCGCGATGTGATGATCGAGATCGAGTTCGACGACGACGTGAAGGCGGCGTCGTTCACGGCGGAGGGCAAGGTGTTCTGTGCCGGCGGCGATCTCAAGCTGTTCGCCGAGGTCGGGGACCAGGTGTCTCGCCTGGCGACCGACATGCTGGTCGATTTCCATGGCGCGATCTACAAGATGAATCGGCTGCCGAAGCCGTTCGTCGCCGGGGTTCGTGGTGCTGCGGGCGGTGCCGGTCTGTCGCTCATGGCGGCGTTCGATCTGGTCGTGTCGGCCGAGTCGGCCAAGTACACGATGGCGTACACCAACGCCGGGGTCACGCCCGACGGCACGTCGAGTTACTTCGTGGCGCGCCACATCGGTCTGCGTCGGATGATGGATCTCACGCTCACGAACCGTGTGCTCGACGCGGCGACGGCCGAGGAGTGGGGTCTGGTCAACCGGGTGGTTCCCGACGACGATGTCGACGCCGAGACGGCTGCGTTGGCACAGAAGCTCGCCGACGGCCCGGCGTGGGCGCTCGGTCATGCGAAGCGTGTGATCTACGAGGGTTACGAGCGGGCGCTCGAGTCGGCCGGCGAGTTCGAGGCGGTCACCATCTCGGCGTCGATGGACACCCACGACGGCCAAGAAGGCATCGCCGCCTTCGCCAACAAACGCAAGCCCACCTTCACCGGCAACTGA
- a CDS encoding SDR family NAD(P)-dependent oxidoreductase, with amino-acid sequence MGKLDGKVACITGGTRSIGRAMAEAFIAEGAKVVVNGRNAEKGAECLAEMGAGDNADFYAGDAAKQDAVEGLIDFTIERYGQLDICCLNSGGVLNTAPVAQMSDEEWQLEIDWNLNHVFWGMRRALQHMIPRESGRVIVTSSVEGKLGKPGIPGYSATKHAVNGLVKAAAQEVGTLGITVNAILPGLIETDIVRDTGPDSAVAMGLDGYDALIEMFSAESAIKRPNKVEEVGAVALFLASDAARNMTGNMFPVDGGTMPY; translated from the coding sequence ATGGGAAAGCTCGACGGAAAGGTCGCCTGCATCACGGGCGGCACACGGAGCATCGGCCGGGCCATGGCCGAGGCGTTCATCGCTGAGGGCGCGAAGGTGGTCGTCAACGGCCGCAACGCCGAGAAAGGCGCGGAGTGTCTCGCCGAGATGGGGGCCGGTGACAATGCCGACTTCTATGCGGGCGACGCCGCCAAGCAGGATGCTGTCGAAGGGCTGATCGACTTCACGATCGAGCGGTACGGCCAACTCGACATCTGCTGCCTCAACTCGGGTGGTGTGCTGAACACCGCGCCGGTCGCGCAGATGAGCGACGAGGAATGGCAGCTCGAGATCGACTGGAACCTGAACCATGTGTTCTGGGGGATGCGGCGAGCGCTGCAGCACATGATCCCGCGTGAGTCGGGTCGTGTGATCGTCACGTCGTCGGTCGAAGGCAAGTTGGGCAAGCCCGGCATTCCGGGCTATTCGGCGACGAAGCACGCCGTCAACGGTCTGGTCAAGGCGGCGGCGCAGGAGGTCGGCACGCTCGGCATCACGGTCAATGCGATCCTGCCGGGTCTGATCGAGACCGACATCGTCCGTGACACCGGCCCGGATTCGGCGGTGGCGATGGGGCTCGACGGCTACGACGCACTCATCGAGATGTTCTCGGCGGAGTCGGCGATCAAGCGTCCGAACAAGGTCGAGGAGGTCGGTGCCGTCGCGCTGTTCCTGGCGTCCGATGCTGCTCGCAACATGACCGGGAACATGTTCCCGGTCGACGGTGGAACAATGCCGTACTGA